One region of Leptospira fainei serovar Hurstbridge str. BUT 6 genomic DNA includes:
- a CDS encoding MBL fold metallo-hydrolase, which translates to MQSRFEHKRYSYEGISEGGIRTSIIMSNLNLMFDIGHQNPNKIHIGKLLLTHAHLDHSAGIPYYVSQRSLRKLTPPKIYVPKELEAPLHEILALYSKIEDFPYRYELFGVAEGEEVEIDPYHTFKPWRTFHRVVSQGYTVYERKKKLKAEFQGLNPNELSEKKKVSGPIDEIISKPVVSFSGDTKIEYVLAHKDVAESEVIFLECTYIDEERDVAKAREWGHIHLDEILHNLSAFKNEKIVLIHFSKRYPIPYIKKVIAKKIPASERDRFHLFLPE; encoded by the coding sequence ATGCAAAGTCGTTTCGAACATAAGCGATATTCTTACGAGGGAATTTCCGAAGGAGGAATTCGCACTTCGATTATCATGTCGAACTTAAATTTGATGTTCGATATCGGTCATCAGAATCCTAATAAGATTCATATCGGTAAGTTGTTGTTGACTCACGCTCATTTGGATCATTCGGCGGGAATTCCTTATTACGTTTCGCAGAGATCCTTGCGTAAACTTACCCCTCCTAAAATTTACGTACCGAAAGAATTGGAAGCTCCTCTACACGAAATCTTGGCCCTCTATTCCAAGATAGAGGATTTTCCTTATCGATATGAATTATTCGGAGTTGCGGAAGGTGAGGAAGTCGAAATAGATCCGTATCACACCTTCAAACCTTGGCGGACGTTTCACAGGGTCGTTTCACAGGGTTACACCGTGTACGAACGCAAGAAAAAGTTAAAAGCGGAATTTCAAGGGTTGAACCCTAACGAACTATCCGAGAAAAAAAAAGTTTCGGGACCGATCGATGAAATCATATCGAAGCCGGTCGTTAGCTTTTCGGGGGATACAAAAATCGAATATGTACTCGCTCACAAGGACGTCGCCGAGTCGGAAGTAATTTTTCTGGAATGCACATACATCGACGAAGAGCGTGACGTCGCGAAGGCGAGGGAATGGGGACATATCCACTTGGATGAAATTCTTCATAATTTATCCGCGTTTAAAAACGAAAAAATCGTACTCATTCATTTCTCAAAGCGTTATCCAATTCCTTATATTAAGAAAGTAATTGCGAAGAAAATTCCAGCTTCGGAAAGGGATCGATTTCACCTTTTTCTGCCAGAATGA
- a CDS encoding M16 family metallopeptidase, whose protein sequence is MKFSRSTFSSILVFLLLPAGMNSAPGDFVKNVKIPPLEFHFPEIKEIQLDANTRVLFLPNGEFPLRTLEISFYAGPSYYPEIKYELSEILPEAWKKGGTQSHPGESFAEVWESYGSRLRVDSDLETVTLTFSWLTRYDKESRALISEFLRQPKFGQDAFEIAKLQLGEQIKRRNDNIAALAGRKALELAYKGKIRGTSVSQARLNGLSEEGVSDYYRNVVLKSRKSVLVTGEWQDSEVSGFLAEVLPNSDEVAKKDSESLSQAELEKNLKSVGYKNLVVDKGNTQNVVLFLGVGPAHNHPDFYAIQILNYIVGGGGFNSYFMSRIRSEKGLAYSSSSHPIFEKDHSLIFFMTQTKSQTTMEVYDLMGEILSDRTFSKITEEELKTAKEAILNKFIFLFTDSLEILRNEARFREHRMPKDYLRIYRDKIQAVSLEDLRRVGKTYFRRDGLTAIVSGPKTSVQQDLPSSKVIGPEDPVP, encoded by the coding sequence ATGAAATTCTCTCGATCGACCTTTTCCTCCATTTTAGTTTTCCTACTTTTGCCCGCCGGTATGAATTCAGCGCCGGGCGATTTCGTTAAGAACGTTAAGATCCCTCCTCTTGAATTTCATTTTCCTGAGATAAAAGAGATTCAATTGGATGCGAATACTCGGGTTCTATTTCTACCGAACGGCGAGTTCCCGCTGCGCACTTTGGAAATATCCTTCTACGCGGGGCCTTCTTATTATCCTGAAATAAAATACGAATTGTCGGAAATCCTTCCCGAAGCATGGAAGAAAGGAGGAACTCAATCCCATCCAGGCGAATCTTTTGCAGAAGTATGGGAATCGTACGGTTCACGATTACGCGTCGATTCGGACTTGGAAACGGTTACCTTAACATTTTCCTGGCTTACTAGATACGATAAAGAATCGAGGGCTCTAATTTCCGAGTTTTTGAGACAACCCAAGTTCGGTCAGGATGCTTTCGAGATCGCAAAACTGCAGTTAGGCGAACAGATTAAGCGAAGAAACGACAATATTGCCGCTCTTGCCGGTCGGAAAGCGTTGGAGCTTGCCTACAAAGGAAAAATCCGAGGCACTTCCGTTTCCCAAGCGCGTTTGAACGGATTGAGCGAGGAAGGCGTTTCCGACTATTATAGAAATGTCGTTTTAAAATCCCGTAAATCGGTTTTAGTTACCGGAGAATGGCAGGATTCGGAGGTGTCGGGTTTTTTGGCCGAAGTATTGCCCAATTCAGACGAAGTAGCAAAGAAGGACTCCGAGTCGTTATCGCAAGCTGAACTTGAGAAGAATTTAAAGTCTGTTGGATACAAAAACCTTGTCGTAGACAAAGGCAACACGCAGAATGTCGTGCTGTTTTTAGGAGTCGGGCCCGCGCACAATCATCCCGATTTTTATGCGATCCAGATCTTGAACTATATAGTCGGCGGTGGCGGATTTAATTCCTATTTTATGAGCAGGATCCGTTCGGAAAAGGGATTGGCTTATTCCTCATCTAGTCACCCGATTTTTGAAAAGGATCATTCGCTGATTTTTTTCATGACCCAAACTAAATCGCAAACGACTATGGAAGTTTATGATTTAATGGGGGAGATTTTAAGCGATAGAACCTTCTCAAAAATAACCGAAGAAGAATTAAAAACCGCTAAAGAAGCGATTCTTAATAAATTCATTTTTCTTTTTACCGATTCTCTGGAAATTCTAAGAAATGAGGCTCGTTTTAGGGAGCATCGTATGCCGAAGGATTATCTTCGTATCTATCGGGATAAAATTCAAGCGGTGAGCTTGGAAGATCTGCGAAGAGTCGGAAAAACTTATTTCCGTAGAGATGGTTTGACCGCGATCGTTTCAGGACCGAAAACCTCGGTTCAGCAGGATCTACCCTCTTCGAAAGTGATCGGTCCGGAGGACCCCGTTCCCTAG
- a CDS encoding lipoprotein produces the protein MQSKTIALLILLIISLVVCKTPKKEDTPVSGTKSVVQESAPAEEDQFVKATEGFINSSTYQVVVSSLEGNEHEALELSRKRALNLFIAEKGELFRPTDRKILKELVETKGKIVKTSKPINGKTYYLFHISQPDLKVELKK, from the coding sequence ATGCAAAGTAAAACTATTGCGCTACTTATTCTACTAATCATTTCACTCGTAGTTTGTAAAACTCCGAAAAAAGAAGACACGCCCGTCAGCGGAACGAAATCCGTAGTGCAGGAGTCTGCTCCCGCCGAAGAGGATCAATTCGTCAAAGCGACGGAAGGATTTATCAATTCTTCCACTTATCAGGTCGTCGTTTCTTCGCTGGAAGGCAACGAGCACGAAGCATTAGAGCTATCCAGAAAAAGAGCCTTAAATTTGTTTATTGCCGAAAAAGGAGAGCTATTTCGACCTACGGATCGAAAAATCCTAAAAGAATTGGTGGAGACGAAAGGAAAGATCGTCAAAACTTCGAAGCCGATCAACGGGAAAACGTATTATCTTTTTCATATCTCCCAACCTGATCTAAAAGTCGAATTGAAAAAGTGA
- a CDS encoding M16 family metallopeptidase, which yields MWNFFPKTQRTVLFALIFISSFVGLNAEEDLFSRIRTSLEARVRKVVLKNGIRLLLMKREGSPTVAVYTKFLVGSVDETPEIAGTAHLLEHMLFKGTKNIGTNNYEKEKLYLEQIRVWGKRLDSYRIKEIEYIRNKEAIPKDFIKEKAVLETRFRSLLDFHRRFVVSNEDSYIYDKNGGTGFNAYTTDDVTNYQILLPSNRLEIWAKLESDRLKNPILREYYTERDVVLEERRMRVDNQGLGILREKFLGAAFEKHPYRMPVIGYESNLPFLDIDKTEDFFRRNYRPGNMAIAIVGDLDFASAEALVRRYFEDISDGSPAQPIRQKESYDHDTRRVSVRHSSGPMKVMGWLTPAPPHIDRPVLDLIDAILTQGETGRLYKRLVLREKLAQKVSCWTGEPGERYDSLFAIYVTNVRGADPDKIETSIWEEIETLKKESVSDEELLKIKNQIVADYIRGLNSNGKLADVLTYYELLAGNWAAIFDDYSQLDKVTPEDIKRVATKYFVPRNLTVGDLITSEGEQK from the coding sequence ATGTGGAACTTCTTCCCGAAAACACAACGAACGGTTCTTTTTGCCCTCATTTTCATTTCCTCCTTTGTCGGTTTGAACGCCGAAGAAGACCTATTTTCTCGTATTCGGACATCCCTTGAAGCAAGGGTCAGAAAAGTCGTTCTTAAGAACGGAATTCGACTGCTTTTAATGAAGCGAGAAGGATCTCCTACCGTTGCCGTATATACGAAATTCTTAGTCGGTTCCGTGGATGAAACTCCGGAAATCGCAGGCACTGCGCATTTGCTGGAGCATATGCTTTTTAAAGGAACTAAAAATATAGGAACGAATAATTATGAAAAGGAAAAACTCTATCTGGAGCAGATTCGCGTATGGGGGAAGCGCTTAGATTCCTATCGTATTAAGGAAATTGAATATATTCGGAATAAGGAGGCGATTCCGAAAGATTTTATAAAAGAAAAAGCCGTTTTAGAGACTAGATTTAGGAGTCTTTTGGATTTTCATCGAAGATTTGTCGTTTCGAACGAAGATTCCTATATCTATGATAAGAACGGCGGAACAGGTTTCAACGCATACACGACCGACGACGTCACGAATTATCAGATTTTGCTTCCGTCAAATCGATTGGAAATATGGGCTAAATTGGAATCGGATCGGCTTAAAAATCCTATATTAAGAGAATATTATACGGAAAGGGATGTCGTTCTGGAAGAAAGGAGAATGCGGGTCGATAATCAAGGACTCGGAATTTTACGGGAGAAGTTCTTAGGAGCGGCATTTGAAAAGCATCCTTACCGTATGCCCGTGATCGGTTACGAATCGAATCTTCCGTTTTTGGATATCGATAAAACGGAAGATTTTTTCCGGAGAAATTACCGTCCGGGAAACATGGCGATTGCGATTGTCGGCGATCTCGATTTCGCATCGGCGGAAGCGCTGGTTCGAAGATACTTCGAGGATATATCTGACGGAAGTCCCGCGCAGCCGATTCGCCAGAAAGAATCTTACGATCATGACACTCGGAGAGTGAGCGTTCGCCATTCCTCGGGACCGATGAAAGTAATGGGTTGGTTAACGCCGGCACCGCCGCATATCGATCGACCGGTTTTGGATTTGATCGACGCGATATTAACGCAGGGCGAGACGGGCAGATTGTATAAACGACTTGTTCTGCGCGAGAAATTGGCTCAGAAAGTGTCCTGTTGGACCGGCGAGCCTGGCGAAAGATACGATAGTCTATTTGCCATTTACGTGACGAACGTCCGAGGCGCCGATCCCGATAAAATCGAAACCTCTATTTGGGAGGAAATTGAAACGTTGAAGAAAGAATCCGTAAGCGACGAAGAACTCTTAAAAATAAAAAATCAGATCGTTGCCGATTATATTCGCGGGTTGAATAGCAATGGCAAGCTTGCGGACGTGTTGACTTATTACGAGCTCTTAGCGGGAAACTGGGCGGCGATTTTCGACGATTATTCTCAGTTGGATAAAGTCACTCCCGAGGACATAAAAAGAGTGGCTACGAAATATTTCGTGCCTCGCAATTTGACGGTTGGTGATTTAATTACCTCAGAGGGAGAGCAAAAATGA
- a CDS encoding O-methyltransferase yields MSDSKKQPDKKGLSLYKDGLEEWIDRDLVRRPYPWLYHIEENASRDKVPVLSPASGAVLAFLVSSWEPVRVLELGTGYGVSLIWIYSALNETSKIQSVDREIQFMETTQSHLDRLDGSSSRVELLRGECVEALRRFLSSASIDGREFLFVDCDKIRYPEILKLIRDSGKGRGLRTVFDNVLWHGRPADPDRQAPSDQAIRSFWAILKESGLPYTLFPAGDGLICIDFY; encoded by the coding sequence ATGTCTGATTCAAAAAAACAACCGGATAAAAAAGGTCTGTCTCTCTACAAAGACGGTCTTGAAGAATGGATCGATCGCGATCTTGTTCGTCGTCCATATCCTTGGCTCTATCATATAGAAGAAAATGCTTCGAGAGATAAAGTGCCTGTTCTTTCCCCCGCCTCAGGCGCGGTACTCGCCTTTCTCGTTTCGTCATGGGAACCCGTAAGAGTCCTTGAATTAGGAACAGGATATGGAGTGTCCTTGATTTGGATTTATTCCGCGTTGAACGAAACCTCTAAAATCCAAAGTGTGGATCGAGAAATTCAATTTATGGAAACGACTCAATCCCATCTGGATCGATTGGACGGGAGTTCCTCTCGAGTGGAACTTCTACGCGGGGAATGTGTGGAAGCTCTGCGAAGATTTTTGTCTTCGGCGTCGATAGACGGAAGGGAATTTCTATTTGTCGATTGCGATAAGATTCGATACCCGGAAATTCTAAAATTGATTCGAGATTCCGGAAAGGGAAGGGGGCTAAGGACCGTTTTCGACAATGTGCTCTGGCACGGGAGGCCGGCCGATCCGGATCGCCAGGCGCCTTCGGATCAAGCGATCCGTTCCTTCTGGGCGATCTTAAAAGAATCCGGCTTGCCTTATACTCTTTTCCCCGCAGGAGACGGGCTAATCTGTATCGATTTTTACTAG
- a CDS encoding SBBP repeat-containing protein: MRIFKFPYFLCFISLVLLNCLKTEFKFCDDSGIFTTALLQGFSSRKGSSFCGYLKSPLPTASWTRLLGAAGASTQSSGVTADGSGNVYAAGSSTGSLDGNALIGTQDAFVVKYDTNGNKQWTRTLGTAGASLTTSGIASDSFQNVYMLGSTNLSLDGQAFSGTSDLFLSKYDTNGNKLWTRLLGALANATLPMGIATDSFNFIYITGYTNGNLDGNVLTGLYDLFLTKYDPNGIRLWTRTLGVSGAHTQSNAVTLDSSNSVYMTGYTTGNLDGNVLAGGQDLIVVKYDSNGNKQWTRQLGVAAASETGNGIVTDMRGNIYATGNTNGNLDGQTLTGTFAFFVVKYDNQGAKQWTRLLGTGGTFTYGLGITYDSFNNVFITGNTGGGLDGNTLTGTQDIYMTKYDSNGVKQSTQQAGVTGSSSTASGIVSDYYDNIYKTGYTAGNLNGQILVGTNALYIIKN; the protein is encoded by the coding sequence ATGAGAATTTTCAAATTTCCTTATTTTCTTTGTTTCATTTCGCTGGTTCTTCTTAACTGCCTAAAGACAGAATTTAAGTTCTGCGACGATTCGGGTATCTTTACGACCGCCCTCTTACAAGGTTTTAGCTCCCGAAAAGGCTCATCTTTTTGCGGATATCTAAAATCTCCTTTACCGACGGCTTCTTGGACCCGTCTCTTAGGGGCAGCCGGAGCATCCACGCAATCCAGCGGGGTGACCGCTGACGGTTCTGGAAACGTTTATGCCGCCGGTAGTTCGACTGGAAGTTTGGATGGAAACGCTCTAATCGGGACCCAAGACGCGTTCGTGGTCAAATACGATACGAACGGGAACAAGCAATGGACGAGAACTTTGGGGACCGCAGGGGCTAGTTTAACGACAAGCGGAATCGCCTCCGACTCGTTCCAAAACGTGTACATGCTTGGTTCGACAAATTTGAGCCTGGACGGGCAGGCGTTTTCGGGAACTTCCGATTTGTTCCTTTCGAAATACGACACAAACGGAAATAAACTTTGGACTCGTCTTTTAGGAGCCCTCGCGAATGCCACTCTTCCGATGGGAATCGCGACAGATTCTTTCAACTTTATCTATATAACCGGCTATACGAACGGAAATTTGGATGGAAACGTACTGACCGGCTTGTACGATTTATTTCTTACTAAATACGATCCGAACGGAATCAGGTTATGGACTCGCACTTTAGGAGTTTCGGGAGCACACACGCAGTCGAACGCGGTAACTTTAGATTCCTCTAATTCGGTTTACATGACGGGTTACACGACCGGAAATTTGGATGGGAACGTCTTGGCCGGAGGGCAGGATTTGATCGTGGTCAAATACGATTCAAACGGGAACAAGCAATGGACCCGTCAGTTGGGAGTGGCGGCGGCTTCCGAAACCGGAAACGGAATAGTAACCGATATGCGAGGAAATATCTACGCGACAGGGAATACGAACGGTAACCTGGACGGCCAAACTTTAACAGGTACGTTTGCTTTCTTTGTCGTAAAATACGACAATCAAGGTGCGAAGCAATGGACCCGCCTTTTGGGCACCGGCGGAACTTTTACCTACGGATTGGGAATCACATACGATTCCTTTAACAACGTCTTCATTACCGGAAATACGGGAGGCGGACTGGACGGTAATACTCTTACCGGAACCCAGGATATCTATATGACGAAATACGATTCGAACGGAGTAAAACAATCCACTCAACAAGCGGGAGTGACGGGATCCAGCTCGACTGCTTCCGGAATCGTTTCGGATTACTATGATAATATCTATAAGACAGGATATACCGCCGGAAATTTGAACGGTCAAATCCTCGTCGGAACGAACGCACTTTACATTATAAAGAATTAA
- a CDS encoding SpoIIE family protein phosphatase — protein MKYIFSFLNNLKIRTKMIIFVSGIVLLCVLPLSIIVLYRNQAIVLEKTFEVCRNLANNIANLATEELLINETYDSTRTSLLRLRESDISGLIDSYVINVDRKYVADLNEDKIGQDIPESDFQKFSSIKELSLNEIALNGKTVLRFSYPIFINYQGQKMWVGVAIFEFDKDKVYEPVFAIRRSIISVASVLFVFGIVIAILVAINFSNPIHKLSQGVKIIGDGDLNFQIAVGGKDEIGILASQFNRMTLQIRDFTQNLESMVHQRTNELNETLEKVQALKVSQDADYYLTSVLLEPLQLNNNLSKRVKTEFFIEQKKKFSFRRWNSQLGGDICVTDRIWLDGREYTVFVNGDAMGKSMQGAGGALVLGVVFNSAILRYKLSKNQRIFPETWLKERFLDLQNVFLSFDGCMYISVCMGLVDTQSGLLYYINAEHPWTVLYRDSEASFLETNLSLRKLGMPEQEEKFYIRLFQMKPADVIIIGSDGRDDILVSKSGEQDTINEDETKFLQHVKNGKGELYKIKEEVENSGSLIDDFSILRISYLEKQANLLIGNDTPLEILEVIREGSRLLEDGEYRNAIALIESIGNKKESSPDLLKLSGNIYYESSEYEKALDHFEKYLSEVPSDNECIYLISDSLKMLGRLTEAADYGERLFLRDRFHFANLLNLGKIYLDMKVYSRAKKIASIALELEPNQPDAEVLLEDIKSGMMEDGYVEEIQVIDDSSVRHVHLEDILAKADYLYHKKNYIEALESYEKANRIEGNNPWTLFRIANCHSLLNDLDKAEHFYLQSIEKASKNHHAYNNLGSVYYRKGDIFQAKLEWKKALEIKPDFKTAILNLTKIESLESNRLTSEV, from the coding sequence ATGAAATATATTTTTTCCTTTTTGAATAATCTTAAAATCCGGACAAAAATGATCATATTTGTTTCCGGTATTGTCCTCCTTTGCGTTCTCCCCCTTTCGATAATCGTATTATACCGAAATCAAGCGATCGTATTGGAAAAAACGTTCGAAGTATGTCGAAACTTGGCCAACAATATTGCGAATTTGGCCACTGAAGAACTGTTGATTAATGAAACCTACGACTCTACTAGAACAAGTCTTCTTCGTTTACGTGAAAGCGATATTTCCGGACTAATCGATTCGTACGTAATTAATGTAGACCGAAAATATGTCGCAGACCTGAACGAGGATAAGATAGGGCAGGACATACCGGAATCAGATTTTCAGAAATTCTCCTCTATAAAAGAACTATCTCTGAACGAGATCGCCCTGAACGGTAAGACAGTCCTGAGATTTTCTTATCCGATTTTCATAAACTATCAAGGCCAAAAAATGTGGGTCGGAGTCGCCATATTCGAATTCGATAAGGATAAAGTCTATGAACCGGTATTTGCGATCAGACGAAGCATTATCAGCGTAGCTAGCGTATTATTCGTGTTCGGAATTGTGATAGCGATTCTAGTCGCTATCAATTTTTCAAATCCGATTCATAAACTCTCGCAGGGCGTAAAGATTATCGGAGACGGCGATCTAAACTTTCAAATAGCCGTAGGCGGAAAGGACGAGATCGGGATACTTGCATCCCAGTTCAATAGAATGACGTTACAAATTCGGGACTTTACTCAAAATCTCGAATCCATGGTTCATCAAAGAACGAACGAGTTGAATGAAACATTAGAAAAAGTTCAAGCGTTAAAAGTCTCCCAGGATGCCGATTATTATCTTACCTCGGTACTATTGGAACCCTTGCAACTTAACAATAATTTATCCAAAAGAGTGAAAACCGAGTTTTTCATTGAACAGAAAAAGAAATTTTCCTTTAGAAGATGGAACTCGCAATTAGGGGGAGATATCTGCGTAACCGATAGGATTTGGCTGGACGGCAGAGAATATACGGTTTTCGTAAACGGCGATGCAATGGGAAAATCCATGCAGGGTGCAGGCGGCGCCTTGGTGCTCGGCGTAGTCTTTAATTCAGCGATTCTCCGATATAAGCTTTCAAAGAATCAAAGGATTTTTCCGGAAACTTGGCTAAAAGAAAGATTCTTAGATCTACAGAACGTATTTTTATCTTTTGACGGATGTATGTACATTTCAGTCTGTATGGGACTCGTGGATACTCAGTCCGGACTTCTCTATTATATAAATGCGGAACATCCTTGGACTGTCCTCTATCGGGATTCGGAAGCTTCTTTTCTTGAGACGAATTTAAGCCTCCGAAAATTAGGGATGCCCGAGCAAGAAGAGAAGTTTTATATCAGACTTTTCCAAATGAAACCGGCGGACGTTATTATCATAGGGTCGGATGGTCGAGATGATATACTAGTTTCTAAATCGGGAGAACAGGATACGATCAACGAAGACGAAACGAAATTTTTGCAGCATGTGAAAAACGGAAAAGGCGAATTATATAAGATTAAGGAGGAAGTCGAAAATTCCGGATCTCTAATAGACGATTTTTCCATACTAAGAATTTCATACTTGGAAAAACAAGCTAACTTGCTTATAGGAAACGATACGCCGTTAGAAATCCTGGAAGTGATACGGGAGGGATCTCGACTTCTTGAAGATGGGGAATATCGGAATGCGATCGCTCTAATCGAATCGATCGGCAATAAGAAAGAATCCTCACCCGATTTATTGAAGCTTTCCGGAAATATCTATTACGAAAGCAGCGAGTATGAAAAAGCCCTGGATCATTTTGAGAAATATTTAAGTGAAGTCCCATCGGACAACGAATGTATTTATTTAATTTCGGACAGTCTGAAAATGTTGGGGAGACTTACCGAAGCGGCCGATTACGGAGAGAGGCTCTTCTTAAGAGATAGATTTCATTTCGCTAATTTATTGAATTTAGGGAAAATTTATCTTGATATGAAAGTTTATTCCAGGGCTAAGAAAATCGCCTCCATCGCGTTGGAGCTCGAGCCGAATCAACCCGATGCGGAAGTTCTGCTGGAAGATATAAAATCGGGAATGATGGAGGACGGCTACGTTGAGGAGATTCAGGTAATAGATGATTCAAGCGTTAGACACGTCCATTTGGAAGATATTCTTGCTAAGGCGGATTATTTATATCATAAGAAGAATTATATCGAAGCACTTGAATCGTACGAAAAAGCGAATAGAATAGAAGGAAATAATCCTTGGACATTATTCAGAATTGCAAATTGTCACTCTCTGTTAAACGACTTGGATAAAGCTGAACATTTCTATCTACAATCGATCGAAAAAGCCTCAAAAAACCATCATGCTTATAATAATTTAGGAAGCGTTTATTACAGGAAAGGCGATATTTTTCAAGCTAAACTTGAATGGAAAAAAGCCTTAGAGATTAAGCCGGATTTTAAAACGGCAATCTTAAATCTTACAAAAATCGAATCTTTGGAATCAAATCGGTTAACGTCCGAAGTATAA